In Pedobacter sp. W3I1, one DNA window encodes the following:
- a CDS encoding LysR family transcriptional regulator, producing MGYQIELRHLKYFQVLAEELKFRKAADRLFISQPGLSRQIKQMEEIFNAPLFDRNKKKVELTEAGLYLKDEVDFLFSHIENIKKQISNINDGKQGELRIGFLGSAAQKIVPEVIFKLNKDFPEIRTNLDEMPNKLQIELLEKDMLDMGFVRMQQFKPGISKHMIHQDTFSLVLPKSHPMKKASFEAVKKLGDEPFIFFSSDDSPFYYDLMMSICEDHGFKPKTYHKSVNALTIYKLVEEGLGIAIVPTALQYGYQENVKFVELTHIPQRTELYMIWKESNRNPALKNVIKLLLQDKV from the coding sequence ATGGGTTATCAGATAGAACTTAGGCATTTAAAATATTTTCAGGTTTTGGCCGAGGAGCTGAAGTTTAGAAAGGCCGCAGACCGCCTTTTTATTTCGCAACCCGGCCTAAGCAGGCAGATTAAACAGATGGAGGAAATTTTTAATGCCCCCTTGTTCGATCGTAACAAGAAAAAGGTAGAACTTACCGAAGCAGGCCTATACCTTAAAGATGAGGTAGATTTTCTGTTCAGCCATATCGAAAACATTAAAAAACAGATCAGCAATATTAATGATGGCAAACAGGGCGAGCTCCGCATTGGGTTTTTAGGCTCGGCTGCACAAAAAATCGTACCCGAAGTTATCTTTAAACTGAACAAAGATTTTCCAGAAATCAGAACCAACCTGGATGAAATGCCCAATAAACTTCAGATCGAATTATTGGAAAAAGATATGCTCGATATGGGTTTTGTGAGGATGCAGCAGTTTAAACCGGGTATTTCTAAACACATGATCCATCAGGATACTTTTTCACTGGTATTGCCTAAAAGTCATCCCATGAAAAAGGCAAGTTTTGAAGCGGTAAAAAAGCTGGGTGATGAGCCATTCATTTTTTTCTCGAGTGATGACAGCCCTTTCTATTACGACCTGATGATGAGCATTTGCGAGGATCATGGCTTTAAACCCAAAACCTATCACAAATCAGTCAATGCGCTCACCATTTACAAATTAGTAGAAGAAGGTTTGGGCATTGCCATTGTACCAACCGCCCTGCAATATGGCTATCAGGAAAACGTAAAGTTTGTAGAGCTTACCCATATTCCACAAAGAACGGAGCTTTATATGATCTGGAAAGAATCTAACCGGAACCCTGCCTTAAAAAATGTGATCAAGTTATTGTTGCAGGATAAGGTTTAG
- a CDS encoding PAS domain S-box protein, translated as MSQSSPFLSHEQLLEVFNLTHTATAVHVGETAIIQTANDAMLRIWGKDRSVIGKSLEEALPELKGQPFIDMFRKVWLEGLVISGKDTAADIKIDGELQTFYFDFEYRAIKDDQGKTICILHTAIDVSERVLRHKALEREREKEEALQREQTLNEELAATIEELATTNEELVATNEELQETQETLHTLNNELELRVVERFNQLSESEKRFRTMAEGTDIFIAVGNESGNAIYFNKPWTELTGRSMKDLLDFGWADLIHPEDRDRYVNIYLSALAEKKPFTGEFRILTQKGDYRWLLASGPPRFHADGSFAGYISSCIDITERKLIEIERQNQNKLIEASSEFIGIAELDMSIQYLNPAALKKLGWLSISNRTILDCVFPEDRLMAEKILPDILNNNTFRQEIRFWNEKTGIPFWIEWNGFAIRNEETNKTIAIATVSPDITERKLYQEELQGINMEMAAANEELATINEELAKTHDDLIQYTNKLSDSEEKLRQAIETGRMGTWSINPKTLEVTMSGFVKELLGLPLDGPVEMDMMMKAVNPDYHNMLFSTLENAMKNHLPSDTEYPIKNLINGQEKWVRATGRVFLDHHGNATEYSGLFIDITEQKLDELRKNDFIGMVSHELKTPLTAINGFVQVLQRKAKKDEDNYAIIALDKAHSQIRKMTNMINGFLNVSRLESGKLLIEKTNFNLDELLKETIEETYVSQSSHQIILNPTCEVNINADRNKIGNVISNLISNGLKYSDNGTRIEITCKLHNTEVEVQIKDEGIGIKPGDIDKLFERYYRVQGNHTISGFGIGLYLSAEIIERHNGRIWVESEEGIGSVFHFTLPLD; from the coding sequence ATGAGTCAATCAAGCCCTTTTTTAAGTCACGAGCAATTATTGGAAGTTTTTAATTTAACGCATACCGCAACCGCCGTACATGTTGGTGAAACAGCTATAATTCAGACGGCAAACGATGCGATGCTCAGAATTTGGGGAAAAGACAGGAGTGTGATTGGAAAATCGCTGGAAGAGGCTCTACCTGAACTTAAAGGGCAACCTTTTATTGATATGTTCAGGAAAGTTTGGTTAGAAGGGCTAGTGATTTCGGGCAAGGATACTGCTGCCGATATAAAAATCGATGGCGAATTACAAACTTTCTATTTTGATTTTGAGTACAGGGCCATAAAAGATGATCAAGGAAAAACAATCTGCATCTTACATACAGCGATTGATGTAAGCGAGCGGGTATTGAGACATAAAGCTTTGGAGCGGGAACGCGAAAAGGAAGAAGCATTACAACGTGAGCAGACTTTGAACGAAGAACTAGCGGCAACCATTGAAGAATTGGCCACTACAAATGAAGAGCTTGTTGCCACAAATGAAGAACTTCAGGAAACCCAGGAAACCCTGCACACTTTAAATAACGAACTGGAACTAAGGGTTGTTGAGCGTTTTAACCAGCTTTCAGAAAGCGAAAAGCGCTTTAGAACCATGGCCGAGGGAACCGATATATTTATTGCTGTTGGTAATGAGAGTGGAAATGCTATTTATTTCAATAAACCTTGGACGGAATTAACAGGCCGATCGATGAAAGACCTGCTCGACTTTGGCTGGGCAGATTTAATTCATCCTGAAGACCGGGATAGGTATGTAAATATTTACCTTTCGGCCCTTGCCGAAAAAAAACCTTTTACGGGCGAATTTAGAATACTCACCCAAAAAGGCGACTACAGGTGGCTGCTTGCAAGTGGCCCTCCACGTTTTCATGCCGATGGCTCATTTGCCGGTTATATTAGCTCTTGCATTGATATTACAGAGCGGAAATTAATTGAAATAGAGCGCCAGAACCAAAATAAACTTATAGAGGCCAGTTCAGAATTTATCGGCATTGCCGAATTGGATATGTCAATCCAATACCTAAATCCTGCAGCATTAAAAAAACTAGGCTGGCTTAGCATTTCGAACAGAACAATCTTAGATTGTGTTTTCCCGGAAGACCGGTTAATGGCTGAGAAAATTCTACCGGATATTTTAAACAATAATACTTTCAGACAGGAGATTCGATTCTGGAATGAAAAAACAGGAATTCCCTTTTGGATTGAATGGAATGGCTTTGCTATTCGAAATGAAGAAACCAATAAAACAATTGCCATTGCTACGGTAAGCCCTGATATAACTGAGCGAAAACTTTATCAGGAAGAACTACAAGGTATAAATATGGAAATGGCAGCAGCAAACGAAGAGTTGGCTACTATAAATGAAGAGCTTGCCAAAACACATGATGATCTTATCCAATACACCAATAAACTGTCAGACAGTGAAGAAAAGCTCAGACAAGCGATAGAAACTGGTAGAATGGGCACATGGAGCATTAATCCGAAAACGCTTGAGGTTACCATGTCTGGCTTTGTTAAAGAGCTGCTGGGCTTACCTTTGGATGGACCTGTAGAAATGGATATGATGATGAAAGCGGTAAATCCGGATTACCACAATATGCTTTTTTCGACGCTCGAAAATGCCATGAAAAACCATTTACCCAGCGATACGGAATATCCAATTAAGAATTTAATCAACGGTCAGGAAAAATGGGTCAGAGCAACCGGACGTGTATTTTTAGATCACCATGGAAATGCAACTGAATATTCTGGCCTTTTTATCGATATTACTGAACAAAAACTGGATGAGCTTCGAAAAAACGATTTCATCGGAATGGTAAGCCACGAATTAAAAACGCCACTAACGGCTATTAATGGTTTTGTGCAGGTTTTGCAACGTAAGGCGAAAAAAGATGAAGACAATTATGCGATTATCGCTTTAGATAAAGCGCATAGCCAGATCAGAAAAATGACCAATATGATTAATGGTTTCTTAAATGTATCCCGTCTGGAATCGGGCAAGCTGCTAATCGAAAAAACAAACTTTAACTTAGATGAGCTGCTGAAAGAAACCATCGAAGAAACTTATGTTTCGCAATCGTCGCATCAAATTATATTAAACCCAACATGCGAGGTTAACATTAATGCCGACCGAAATAAAATCGGTAATGTAATATCTAACCTGATCAGCAATGGTTTAAAATATTCAGATAATGGTACACGGATCGAAATCACCTGCAAATTGCACAATACTGAAGTTGAAGTCCAGATTAAAGATGAAGGAATAGGCATAAAACCTGGCGATATTGATAAACTTTTCGAACGTTATTACCGCGTGCAGGGCAACCACACCATTTCTGGCTTTGGAATTGGGCTTTACTTAAGTGCCGAAATTATTGAAAGGCATAATGGCAGAATATGGGTGGAGAGCGAAGAAGGAATAGGTTCCGTTTTTCATTTTACTTTGCCATTGGATTAA
- the hutH gene encoding histidine ammonia-lyase encodes MSEQQIFNYGTDHLTAKLALAISNGEIKGILSQSTRDKVVKSSKVVERIAVSGKAVYGINTGFGPLCTSMISAVDTRKLQENILKSHAVGVGEPIDSEISKLMLVLKLQALAQGYSGIKIETLDRMIWFLEIGATPLVPKQGSVGASGDLAPLSHLFLPLIGLGKVHYKGEIIATAQLLQEYQMSPLQLGPKEGLALINGTQFIAAHAVKVVQRLENVLASADIISAMMIEGLQGSEKPFHAQLHQLRPYPANIAVAGQIRKLLQGSEIMKSHADCAKVQDPYSLRCIPQVHGASRTAWLHLKEALEIELNSVTDNPVIFNDDLTISGGNFHGQPLALPLDYACLAASEIGNISDRRIYLSLEGNTPGVPKLLMKETGLNSGFMIVQYTSAALASENKGLCFPASADSIPTSLGQEDHVSMGSISGRKALQVIENVEKILGIELFCAAQAIDYHHPLKPGKILAAVHDFVRTEIDHFEEDQIMYDRMENAIQMVQQGKIVAVASEAESTLT; translated from the coding sequence ATGAGCGAGCAACAGATTTTTAATTATGGAACAGATCATTTAACCGCTAAGTTGGCTTTAGCCATCAGTAATGGCGAGATAAAAGGTATATTGAGTCAGAGCACCCGCGATAAAGTGGTGAAAAGCAGCAAGGTGGTTGAACGGATAGCGGTTTCAGGTAAAGCGGTTTACGGCATCAATACCGGTTTCGGACCACTGTGTACCTCCATGATTTCGGCGGTTGATACCCGTAAATTACAAGAGAATATTTTAAAAAGTCACGCCGTTGGTGTAGGCGAACCGATAGATAGTGAAATATCAAAACTGATGCTGGTGTTGAAACTACAGGCTTTAGCTCAGGGATATTCAGGTATTAAAATCGAAACACTCGATCGAATGATCTGGTTTTTAGAAATTGGTGCTACACCATTGGTGCCCAAACAAGGCTCTGTTGGTGCCTCTGGCGATCTAGCCCCTTTATCTCATCTCTTTTTGCCTTTAATTGGCTTGGGTAAGGTTCATTACAAAGGTGAAATTATTGCGACAGCTCAGCTTTTACAGGAATATCAGATGAGTCCGCTACAATTGGGTCCTAAAGAAGGCTTGGCCCTGATTAACGGTACCCAGTTTATTGCTGCACATGCCGTTAAAGTGGTACAGCGATTAGAAAATGTGCTGGCTTCGGCTGATATTATTTCGGCAATGATGATTGAAGGACTACAAGGCTCTGAAAAACCTTTTCATGCACAGCTTCACCAGCTTAGGCCTTATCCGGCAAATATTGCGGTGGCCGGGCAAATACGTAAACTGTTGCAGGGTTCTGAAATTATGAAATCGCATGCCGATTGCGCCAAAGTACAGGATCCATATTCATTAAGGTGCATTCCACAAGTACATGGCGCTTCCAGAACAGCATGGTTGCACTTAAAAGAGGCTTTAGAAATCGAACTCAATTCGGTAACCGATAACCCTGTTATATTTAATGACGATTTAACGATCAGTGGGGGTAATTTTCACGGTCAGCCATTGGCTTTGCCGCTCGATTATGCCTGTTTAGCTGCTTCAGAAATTGGAAACATTAGTGACCGACGGATTTACCTTTCGTTAGAAGGAAATACACCTGGCGTACCTAAACTCCTGATGAAGGAAACGGGATTAAACTCCGGTTTTATGATTGTTCAATATACCTCGGCAGCTTTGGCCAGCGAAAATAAAGGACTTTGTTTCCCGGCAAGTGCCGATAGTATTCCGACTTCCTTAGGTCAGGAAGATCATGTAAGTATGGGCTCAATAAGTGGTCGTAAAGCCTTGCAGGTGATCGAAAACGTAGAGAAAATCCTGGGGATTGAATTGTTCTGTGCTGCACAAGCCATTGATTATCATCATCCATTAAAACCTGGCAAAATACTGGCTGCGGTACACGATTTTGTGCGTACTGAAATTGATCATTTCGAAGAAGATCAGATTATGTACGATAGGATGGAAAATGCCATTCAAATGGTACAGCAAGGTAAAATTGTAGCAGTTGCAAGTGAGGCTGAATCAACATTGACTTAA
- a CDS encoding urocanate hydratase has protein sequence MDFKAQLLAGIPSTLPAKKNRNTALSHAPVRKDILTADEKKLSIKNALRYFPKAWHQELAQEFLAELKNFGHIYMYRFMPDYAIYARDITAYPSRTVHAAAIMLMIQNNLDPAIAQHPEELITYGGNGSVFQNWAQYLLTMQYLATMTDQQTLNIYSGHPQGLFPSSAAAPRVVVTNGMMVPNYSSPEDLEKFNALGVTQYGQMTAGSYMYIGPQGIVHGTAITLMNAFRKKGFYGQYTEGKIFLTAGLGGMSGAQTKAGNIVGCITVCAEVNPTAATKRHEQGWVDELIDNLDELVNRVILAQKRKETVSLAYIGNIVDVWERFDQENIKVTIGSDQTSLHNPYSGGYYPVGLSFVAANEMMANAPGQFKVYVQDSLKRQATSINKHTRKGTYFFDYGNAFLLECSRAGADVMSPNGIDFKYPSYVEDILGPLCFDYGFGPFRWVCASGNENDLDLTDQMAKEVMEEIKLSAPAEIQQQLQDNINWISAAKENKLVVGSKARILYADAEGRAKIALRFNEAIKTGELSAPVILGRDHHDVSGTDSPFRETSNIYDGSRFTADMAIHNVIGDSFRGATWVSIHNGGGVGWGEVINGGFGMVLDGSEQAAEKLQSMLFYDVNNGIARRSWARNKEARFAIEREMERTGTLKITLPNLVDDEVLDGLEIN, from the coding sequence ATGGATTTTAAAGCACAGCTATTGGCAGGTATTCCTTCAACATTACCTGCAAAAAAAAATAGGAATACGGCATTAAGTCACGCACCGGTAAGGAAGGATATTTTAACCGCAGATGAAAAAAAACTGAGCATTAAAAATGCTTTGCGTTATTTTCCAAAAGCATGGCACCAGGAGCTTGCACAAGAATTTTTAGCTGAACTGAAAAACTTCGGGCACATTTATATGTACCGTTTTATGCCCGATTATGCCATTTATGCGAGAGATATAACTGCATATCCGAGTCGTACTGTTCATGCTGCGGCAATTATGCTCATGATTCAGAATAATTTGGATCCGGCAATCGCACAGCACCCTGAAGAGCTGATTACCTACGGTGGAAACGGAAGCGTATTCCAAAATTGGGCGCAGTACCTTTTAACAATGCAATACCTCGCCACAATGACCGATCAGCAAACGCTGAATATTTATAGCGGGCATCCACAAGGCCTATTTCCATCAAGTGCCGCCGCGCCTCGGGTAGTGGTAACCAATGGGATGATGGTGCCGAATTATTCTTCACCAGAAGATCTTGAAAAATTTAACGCTTTAGGAGTAACTCAATACGGGCAGATGACGGCAGGTTCGTATATGTATATTGGGCCTCAGGGCATTGTTCATGGCACAGCTATTACCTTAATGAATGCTTTCCGCAAAAAGGGTTTTTACGGGCAATATACCGAAGGGAAAATATTCCTTACCGCAGGATTAGGCGGGATGAGCGGAGCGCAAACCAAGGCCGGTAATATTGTGGGTTGTATTACGGTTTGTGCAGAGGTAAATCCCACGGCTGCAACTAAAAGGCATGAACAAGGTTGGGTAGATGAGCTGATTGATAATTTAGATGAACTGGTTAACCGCGTAATACTTGCCCAAAAAAGAAAAGAAACGGTATCTCTGGCGTACATTGGCAATATTGTTGATGTTTGGGAGCGATTTGATCAGGAAAATATTAAAGTTACCATTGGTTCTGATCAAACTTCATTACATAATCCATATTCAGGCGGTTATTATCCTGTTGGTTTAAGTTTTGTTGCAGCAAATGAAATGATGGCCAATGCGCCTGGCCAGTTTAAAGTTTATGTTCAGGATTCGTTAAAACGGCAAGCTACAAGCATTAACAAACATACTCGCAAGGGAACTTACTTTTTCGATTATGGAAATGCTTTTTTATTGGAGTGCAGTAGGGCAGGTGCCGATGTAATGTCGCCAAATGGGATAGATTTTAAATACCCATCCTACGTAGAGGATATTTTAGGGCCATTGTGTTTCGATTATGGTTTTGGCCCATTCAGGTGGGTTTGTGCCTCGGGTAACGAAAACGATCTTGATTTAACCGATCAAATGGCTAAAGAGGTGATGGAGGAGATTAAACTTAGTGCACCGGCAGAAATACAACAACAATTGCAGGATAATATCAATTGGATCAGCGCAGCAAAAGAGAATAAACTTGTTGTAGGCTCAAAAGCCCGGATTTTGTATGCCGATGCTGAAGGCCGTGCAAAAATTGCTTTGCGCTTTAACGAGGCTATTAAAACCGGCGAATTATCAGCTCCTGTGATTTTAGGTAGGGATCATCACGATGTAAGCGGAACGGATTCTCCATTTAGAGAAACGAGCAATATTTATGATGGAAGCAGATTTACTGCCGATATGGCTATCCATAATGTAATTGGTGATAGTTTTAGAGGTGCAACTTGGGTTTCGATCCATAATGGTGGTGGAGTTGGCTGGGGAGAAGTAATAAACGGCGGCTTCGGAATGGTGTTGGATGGAAGCGAACAAGCTGCCGAAAAACTGCAGAGTATGCTTTTTTATGATGTAAACAATGGAATTGCCAGAAGAAGCTGGGCACGTAATAAAGAAGCCCGCTTTGCAATCGAACGCGAAATGGAACGGACAGGTACTTTAAAAATTACGCTACCAAATTTGGTTGATGATGAGGTGTTGGATGGATTGGAGATAAATTAG